A portion of the Syngnathoides biaculeatus isolate LvHL_M chromosome 7, ASM1980259v1, whole genome shotgun sequence genome contains these proteins:
- the LOC133504070 gene encoding cortexin-1-like — MNTFPSFSSPPPNTPTIQSVCKPCLRAPWGMSDGPTLDYEMLLSPAGSSLPGSAGGGGSSSSPPLALVGVDAEQRTALAFVGLLMLFLVFLLVRCFRILLDPYSRMPASSWTDHKEGLERGQFDYALV, encoded by the coding sequence ATGAacacctttccttccttctcctCACCACCCCCCAATACACCAACTATCCAGTCGGTGTGCAAACCGTGCCTCCGGGCCCCGTGGGGGATGAGCGATGGGCCCACGCTTGACTACGAGATGCTGCTGTCCCCGGCCGGTTCTTCCCTCCCCGGCAGCgctggcggcggcggcagcagcagcagcccccCGCTGGCTCTGGTCGGGGTGGACGCTGAGCAGCGCACCGCTTTGGCCTTCGTGGGCCTCCTCATGCTCTTCTTGGTCTTCCTGCTGGTCAGGTGCTTCAGGATCCTGCTGGACCCCTACAGTCGCATGCCTGCATCATCCTGGACTGACCACAAGGAGGGGCTGGAAAGGGGTCAATTTGATTACGCATTGGTGTAG